DNA sequence from the Halioglobus japonicus genome:
TTGTGCAGGAGGCACGCTGGTGTGGCGCCCACACGCTGGAAATTAATCTGGAGTCCAGTGAACGGGCCGATGTGTTCGATGAGCACCGGCTTGGGCCCGCGACCGAGCAGGTCAAACAGTGGGTAGAGGAAATGCTCGCCGGTCAGTGACCGGCGAAGCAGGGGTGAGCGTGTGTTATTTCGCCTCTATATCGGCGCTAACCATGTCCAGTGAAAGAGCAACCGCTTCGCGGTAGATCACTACGATAGTCTGGCCCAGCTCTACGCCGGACATTTTTTCCGGTTCCACATCTTCAATGAGATGAGCGCGGCCATTGGCATCGAGCAGCGTGACCGTGCCGAGCAGTCGGTTCATGCCTTCTATGGTGCAAACCGCGCGGATTAGACGGGCGCCGCCGGCCACCGGCTCGCCATCAACCACACCTTCGCCGCCATCTTCAATCACAACCCAGGGGTTGGCCATTTCTTCTTCCGTGGGCTCGCGAATTTCACCTTCAAGGGCGGCCAGATAGGTCAAACGCAGCTTGTCGCCAACGGTGACATCCTCCAGGCTGACCAGTTCTTCTCTGGCGTGCACAGTAAAGCTGTTACCGAGGGGGCCCTTGAGCGTCACCAGACGGTGCTCGAGATCGATTTCGGTGATCACGGCCTCGACTTCTACCGCGGTGGCCCGCACGTTGGCTTCCTGTGCAGTTGATTCTGCTTCCTGGGCGATGGCTGGGAGGCAAACCGCCGCGAGAGCGATAACAAGCCCGCGCGAGGCGCGGCTGAGGATATTATTCATTTATGCGTTCCTTGTATGAGAGGTATCAAGAGTGCGTACAACGCGTGTCGGCGGCACACTGTTACAACATAGCCGCGCTACGCGTATCAGGCAACTGACTCAGCCTGCCAGATTCTGAACTTGCGGTTCTCGGCAAGAATGGCGGTATTCCGAAAATGCGCGTTGAGTAGCCGGGCGTAAGGAAGATGACGATTGGCCACCAGCACCAGAATGCCGTTTTCACTCAGTTTTTCCCGACACTGCATTAATAGCCTGCGTCCCACAAAGTCGTCGACACTGTGGCCCAGGTGGAAGGGGGGATTGCAGAGGATTAAGTCGAATTTTGTCTCGCTGTTTAACAACCCGTCGCCATGGAGAAAGTGTGCGGTCTCCCCGGGGTACAGGGCTTGCCAGTTGGCTCGAGCAGAAGCCACTGCCATGGCAGATTCATCAAAGAAGTGTACCTCGCTTGCAAGGCCCAACTGTTTTGCGCAAAGGCCCAGCACGCCATTGCCACAGGCGAGGTCGGCCACGCGATGCGCAGGATTGAGTGCGGGCAGGTTTTCAATCAGAAAGCGGGAGCCGATATCCAGGCTCGAGGCACTGAACACATTTGGCGAGCCAGTGAGTTCACAATCCAGAGGAGGGCAGTAGTAGCTTGGGTTGAGCGGCGGATCAATGGTGCTGCCTGCCTCGCGTATGGCGGTGAAAACTCGCGCCTTACGGGCTCCCCGATGGCGCTCGACATGGCCAAAATAGCGGGCAATGGTGGCGGCGGTGGCGGGAGAAAGATGCTTATCCATGCCAGCGCAGATGAGTTCAGCGCCCACCGGCATAACAGCGTGTAAGGTGGCCAGTTGGTGCTCGAAGTAGGCGCTTTGCTTTGGAACCCGTAGCACTACCGGCCCCTCTGCACAGCTGGGTGCTTGAGTGCTCCAGATAACGGCGACCGGCAAGCAGCTATTGGCCTGCAGATTGGCGGCGGTCGCCAGGGCCGCCAGCGCTGAGTCAGTCCAGAGTTGCTGCGGTTGCAGGGCCACGCACAGCGCGCCATGTTCGTCATTGACGACCAGGGACGGTGCCGCGCCGCGTTCGAGGGCGGCATCCATGAGTAACAAATCGGCGCCGCACCAGGCCTGTAGTTGTTCGCCGGCGCGTTGCGGGTAGCGATGGAGCTGCCAGCTGCCATGGGCGGTTTCCAGGCGACTGGCGGCGGCCATGTTAATCAACCACCACTGACATACAAGGTGAGCTTTTGACCGGGCTGCAGGTAGGCGTTCGGGTCGAGGGAGTTCCAGGCAATGATATCGTGCACCGACACCTTGAACTTACCGGCTATCCTGTACAGCGAATCGCCGCGGCGAACGCGGTAGCCACGCTTGGTAGGTGAAATGCGTGAGCGGTCGGCCATGGCCAGGCTGGTGGCCCAATCGCTGCCCTGGGGAATCATGAGTGTGTCGCCGGCGCGAATCATGCTGCCACGTATATCGTTGACCTGGCGTAGCAGCTCCACCTCGGTGTCGAATTTCCGGGCGATGCGGATCAGGTTGTCGCCGTTCTGGATGCGGTAGTGTTCCCAGCGCACCCGGTCAGCGTCGGTTAGCTGGGCAATGCCGCTGTGGAAGGCATCAGCGGTGCCGGTGGGAAGAAGCAGTTCCTGGGCAGTTTCCGGTGATGTGGCCCATCGCAGTTGACCGGGGTTCAGGGCCTGGATCATGCTCAAATCGACGCCTGCCAGTGATGCCGCCCGTGCCAATTCTATCTGTCCGCCAGTGTTGCCCACGTCGAAAGCCGGTGAGTTTGGCACGGGGGGGATCTGCACGTCAAAGGCTTCGGGAAGGCAATGATCTGGCTCAGGGCTAGAAGCCGGGGCACGTAATGACGTGTCTCCCGGGGCAATTTCAATGACCAGTAATCCGTGCCCAGGCCCTGCTTGGTATTGGCCCGTTGTGCGCGACCGACGCGTCCCTTACCGGCGTTATAGGCGGCAAGGGCGAGCATCCAATCCTCGTCGAACTCCTTGTGCAGAGATTCGAGGTAGTCCAGGGCGATCCGCGTGGATTCGCGCAGATCGCGACGACCGTCGTACCACCAGTCGCTGTGCACGCCCAGCCAACGGCCAGTGGCAGGCATGATTTGCCAAAGTCCGGCGGCTCGCTCCGAGGACACTGCAAAAGGATTGAGAGTGCTTTCCACCAGCGGCAACAACGCCAGTTCGATGGGAATATCGCGCTTTTCCACTTCCTCGACAATGTAATACAGGTACAGAGAGGCGCGCTCAGATACGACAGGCAGATAGCTGGGTTGCCGCAGGTAGTGGTCGCGAGCATGGCCTACCTGTTCGTTGTGAATCTTTTGCCAGGTCATCTGGCGGCGGATTCGCTCCCACAGATCGGCCGGTGGTTTGTGGGGAGTGGCCTCGGTGTCGCCAGCGAACATTTCTGTGGGGCTGGGTTCGGTATAGGTTTCCCGCTCACCGGAATGCGTCGTATCGGTGGGGTTGTGTTGGCATGCCGCCAGTGCAGCGGACATCGAAAAGGCCGCAATAAGTCTTCGTAACATTATGAAATATAGATCAAATCAGTTTTTATTTTCTGGGTCCAAAAAGCCCCGCTACAAGCGAATTGTGGCCCGTCTGGGACGTATGATGCCAGTGAATAATTGTCAAAAGTTGTCCTTCCAGCCCCGTACTGCGGCAAACACTTCTGCCCCTGTAGTGCCGGACAGCTTGCCATGGCGACGCATGGCGTCGACCAACTCGGGGGCTTCGCAGCGCATGAAGGGGTTGGTGGCCGTCTCCAGCGCCAGGGTCGAGGGGACGGTGGGCAGCCCCGCCGCGCGAGTCGACTTCGCCGTGGTAATTCGCTCGGCGAGGGCCTGGTTGTCGGGTTCTACAGCGCTGGCAAAGTCAAGGTTGGCCAGGGTGTACTCGTGGGCACAGAATACCTGGGTATCTGCCGGTAATGTGGCCAGTTGCTGGAGAGAGGCGTGCATCATACCGGGCGTCCCCTCAAATACCCGCCCGCAGCCGCCGGCGAACAGGGTGTCGCCGCAGAACAATTGGGCGTTGTCTGCGCTGTGGTAAGCAATATGATCGAGGGTGTGCCCCGGCACTTCAAGCACATCGAAATAGGTGCCGAGTACGTCGACGCGGTCGCCCGCCCGCACGACCACATCTAGCTCATCAATGGCGGGATTGTCCGGCCCATAGACAGTCGGTGCAAAGGCCTCGCGCAGCGCGCAATGCCGCCCACATGGTCGAAATGGTGGTGGGTGATTAGAATGCCTGTCAGGTTCAGGCCTTCCTCTTCGAGCCGGGCAAGGACGGGGGCCGGGTCGCCGGGGTCGACTACAAATGCATCGCCCGTCGAATCTGCGCTTATCAGCCAGATATAGTTGTCGTCAAAAGCGGTAA
Encoded proteins:
- a CDS encoding transglycosylase SLT domain-containing protein, producing the protein MSAALAACQHNPTDTTHSGERETYTEPSPTEMFAGDTEATPHKPPADLWERIRRQMTWQKIHNEQVGHARDHYLRQPSYLPVVSERASLYLYYIVEEVEKRDIPIELALLPLVESTLNPFAVSSERAAGLWQIMPATGRWLGVHSDWWYDGRRDLRESTRIALDYLESLHKEFDEDWMLALAAYNAGKGRVGRAQRANTKQGLGTDYWSLKLPRETRHYVPRLLALSQIIAFPKPLTCRSPPCQTHRLSTWATLADR
- a CDS encoding class I SAM-dependent methyltransferase translates to MAAASRLETAHGSWQLHRYPQRAGEQLQAWCGADLLLMDAALERGAAPSLVVNDEHGALCVALQPQQLWTDSALAALATAANLQANSCLPVAVIWSTQAPSCAEGPVVLRVPKQSAYFEHQLATLHAVMPVGAELICAGMDKHLSPATAATIARYFGHVERHRGARKARVFTAIREAGSTIDPPLNPSYYCPPLDCELTGSPNVFSASSLDIGSRFLIENLPALNPAHRVADLACGNGVLGLCAKQLGLASEVHFFDESAMAVASARANWQALYPGETAHFLHGDGLLNSETKFDLILCNPPFHLGHSVDDFVGRRLLMQCREKLSENGILVLVANRHLPYARLLNAHFRNTAILAENRKFRIWQAESVA
- a CDS encoding LysM peptidoglycan-binding domain-containing protein is translated as MPNSPAFDVGNTGGQIELARAASLAGVDLSMIQALNPGQLRWATSPETAQELLLPTGTADAFHSGIAQLTDADRVRWEHYRIQNGDNLIRIARKFDTEVELLRQVNDIRGSMIRAGDTLMIPQGSDWATSLAMADRSRISPTKRGYRVRRGDSLYRIAGKFKVSVHDIIAWNSLDPNAYLQPGQKLTLYVSGG